One genomic window of Haemophilus haemolyticus includes the following:
- the ffh gene encoding signal recognition particle protein translates to MFENLSDRLSKTLRNITGKGRLTEDNIKETLREVRMALLEADVALPVVREFIAKVKESALGEEVNKSLTPGQEFLKIVQRELEKAMGEANESLNLATQPPAVILMAGLQGAGKTTSVGKLAKFLRERHKKKVLVVSSDVYRPAAIKQLETLAQSVGVDFFPSDVKQNPVDIAKAALADAKLKFYDVLIVDTAGRLHVDTEMMDEIKQVHAVLNPIETLFTVDAMTGQDAANTAKAFNEALPLTGVILTKVDGDARGGAALSIRQITGKPIKFLGVGEKTEALEPFHPDRVASRILGMGDVLSLIEDLERSVDREKAEKMAQKFKKGDDFTLDDFREQLIEMKKMGGMMSMLEKLPGAKNLPDHVKNQVDDKMFVKMEAIINSMTLKERANPDIIKGSRRRRIALGSGTQVQDVNKLLKQFDEMQRMMKKMRKGGMAKMMRGMQGLMGGGLGGLGGLGGMFKR, encoded by the coding sequence ATGTTTGAGAATTTATCGGATCGCCTTTCCAAAACCTTACGTAATATCACCGGAAAAGGCCGTTTAACGGAAGATAATATTAAAGAAACCTTGCGCGAAGTGCGTATGGCATTACTTGAAGCAGATGTTGCTTTACCTGTGGTGCGTGAATTTATTGCAAAAGTAAAAGAAAGCGCGCTTGGGGAAGAAGTCAATAAAAGTTTAACGCCAGGGCAAGAGTTCTTAAAAATCGTTCAGCGTGAGCTTGAAAAAGCCATGGGCGAAGCGAATGAGAGTTTAAATCTTGCAACCCAACCACCAGCAGTTATCTTAATGGCGGGGTTACAAGGTGCGGGTAAAACCACCAGCGTGGGTAAATTGGCAAAATTCTTGCGTGAACGCCATAAAAAGAAAGTGTTAGTGGTTTCTTCCGACGTATATCGCCCAGCTGCGATTAAGCAACTTGAAACCTTGGCTCAATCCGTTGGCGTGGATTTTTTCCCATCGGATGTTAAACAAAATCCAGTTGATATTGCTAAGGCGGCGCTTGCGGATGCAAAACTGAAATTCTACGATGTGTTGATTGTGGATACGGCAGGTCGCCTACACGTTGATACAGAAATGATGGACGAAATCAAGCAAGTCCATGCAGTGTTAAATCCAATCGAAACCCTTTTCACTGTTGATGCGATGACTGGTCAAGATGCCGCCAATACGGCAAAAGCCTTTAATGAAGCATTGCCGCTTACAGGTGTTATTTTGACGAAAGTGGACGGTGATGCGCGTGGTGGTGCAGCGTTATCAATTCGTCAAATCACAGGTAAACCAATTAAATTCTTGGGTGTGGGCGAGAAAACAGAAGCGCTTGAGCCGTTCCATCCTGATCGTGTTGCTTCCCGTATTTTGGGCATGGGCGATGTGCTTTCCCTTATCGAAGATCTTGAACGTTCTGTTGATCGTGAAAAAGCAGAAAAAATGGCGCAGAAATTCAAGAAAGGCGATGATTTCACTTTAGATGATTTCCGCGAGCAGCTTATCGAGATGAAAAAAATGGGTGGCATGATGTCTATGCTTGAGAAATTACCCGGTGCAAAAAATTTGCCTGATCATGTTAAAAATCAAGTAGATGACAAAATGTTTGTCAAAATGGAGGCAATCATTAACTCCATGACCCTAAAAGAACGTGCCAATCCAGATATTATCAAAGGATCTCGCCGCCGTCGTATTGCATTAGGCTCTGGCACTCAAGTGCAAGATGTCAATAAATTACTTAAACAATTCGACGAAATGCAACGCATGATGAAGAAAATGCGTAAAGGCGGTATGGCTAAAATGATGCGTGGAATGCAAGGCTTAATGGGCGGAGGCTTAGGCGGTCTTGGTGGTTTAGGCGGAATGTTTAAACGATAA
- a CDS encoding Slam-dependent surface lipoprotein, producing the protein MKKLSKIAVAVMACGVVGFTQAQVVGGVSTDTKQTKYIIVKAGLKDGKAGIEVHDRNLPDYSPTTEKALSKTANNKGQSMALMAERADKWISRITGVAKKDSNGVVVAKMQNMPKLTLIMPDHTGLGRLSFKQVGNMDTYYGEWENVAGSNTKEKNVSVYYVGSNPTTKLPSGKVTYNVQGINKYTDFNKELMKGRFDVDFDDGSIEGHLSKTNFTIHVESQINKSKATFEGEATAEGITGKSEGRFYGAKAEGLAGMATFASKPEYNTAFGGTKN; encoded by the coding sequence ATGAAAAAACTAAGTAAAATTGCAGTAGCAGTAATGGCTTGTGGTGTTGTTGGTTTTACACAAGCACAAGTTGTCGGTGGCGTATCAACAGATACAAAACAAACTAAATATATTATTGTTAAAGCAGGTTTAAAGGATGGAAAAGCTGGCATTGAAGTTCATGATAGAAACTTACCAGATTATAGTCCCACAACTGAAAAAGCATTAAGTAAAACAGCAAATAATAAAGGTCAATCAATGGCTTTAATGGCTGAGCGTGCAGACAAATGGATTTCGCGTATTACAGGCGTTGCTAAAAAAGATTCCAATGGCGTAGTTGTTGCTAAAATGCAAAATATGCCTAAATTGACTTTAATTATGCCAGATCATACTGGATTAGGAAGATTGTCCTTTAAGCAAGTTGGCAATATGGATACCTACTATGGTGAATGGGAAAATGTAGCAGGAAGCAACACAAAAGAAAAAAATGTTAGTGTTTATTACGTAGGTTCAAACCCAACTACAAAATTGCCTAGTGGAAAAGTGACTTATAATGTTCAAGGTATCAATAAATACACTGATTTCAATAAAGAATTGATGAAAGGTAGATTTGATGTCGATTTTGATGATGGCTCTATAGAAGGTCATTTAAGTAAAACTAATTTTACCATCCATGTTGAAAGCCAAATCAATAAATCTAAAGCCACTTTTGAGGGTGAAGCTACAGCAGAAGGTATCACTGGTAAATCAGAAGGTCGTTTCTATGGTGCGAAAGCAGAAGGCTTAGCAGGTATGGCAACATTTGCTTCAAAACCTGAATACAACACAGCCTTTGGCGGTACTAAAAATTAA
- a CDS encoding threonine/serine ThrE exporter family protein, which translates to MEHEYQRAVTRVCVQTALLLLQHGAESTVVVQMAQRLGIALGVESVECALTANAVVLTTLSDNHCITTARKNTDKGINMQMVTDVQRIVIAVEHHLYDLEIAQRKLDQLKPLKYNRWLVVFMIGLSCAAFAHLSGGDWVICGITFAAAAIAMFVRQEFSKRHYNPLIVFAITSFVASLISGVSLKYNLGNDPQIALASSVLLLVPGFPLINSLADILKGYVNMGLGRWTIATILTFGACLGIVFALSVLHITTWGH; encoded by the coding sequence ATGGAACACGAATATCAACGGGCGGTGACTCGCGTGTGCGTACAAACGGCACTGCTCTTGTTACAACATGGTGCAGAAAGTACTGTGGTGGTGCAAATGGCGCAGCGTTTAGGCATCGCACTTGGCGTAGAAAGCGTAGAATGTGCGCTCACGGCAAATGCGGTGGTGCTGACGACCTTATCAGATAATCATTGCATTACCACCGCACGAAAAAATACGGATAAAGGCATTAATATGCAAATGGTTACTGATGTTCAGCGCATTGTGATTGCCGTTGAACATCATTTGTATGACTTAGAAATCGCACAAAGAAAACTGGATCAATTAAAACCGCTTAAATACAACCGATGGTTAGTGGTGTTTATGATTGGATTATCTTGTGCAGCATTCGCCCATTTATCTGGTGGAGACTGGGTGATTTGTGGCATCACCTTTGCGGCGGCTGCCATTGCAATGTTTGTGCGACAAGAATTTTCTAAACGGCACTATAATCCCCTTATCGTCTTTGCCATCACCTCTTTTGTCGCCTCGCTGATTTCTGGCGTGAGCTTAAAATATAACTTAGGTAACGATCCTCAAATTGCTTTAGCGTCTAGTGTGTTATTACTGGTGCCAGGGTTTCCTCTGATTAATTCTTTGGCAGATATATTAAAAGGTTATGTCAATATGGGATTAGGCCGTTGGACGATTGCGACTATTCTCACTTTTGGCGCATGTCTTGGTATTGTATTCGCTTTAAGCGTATTACATATTACAACTTGGGGGCATTAA
- a CDS encoding HlyC/CorC family transporter has protein sequence MDSIPLSTLFIILIICLVLSAYFSGSETGLLSLNKYRLRFLSEQGNKGAQKAEKLLEKPDTLLSFILIFNNLVNISASAIATMIGMRLYGDAGVAIATGLLTFVMLVFSEIFPKTVAAMHAEKVGFVSSHILTVLLKIFYPLVWLMNIFTKSLMHLVGLKPDMQKQVISREELRSIVSEAGEATPDEQHPQMLLSILDMETVTVDDIMVPRNEIGGIDIDDDWKAIMRQLNHAAHNRVVLYKGSLDEQVLGILRVREAFRLLLEKNEFTKETLIRAADEVYFIPESTPLKTQLANFRANKERIGLVVDEYGDIKGLVTLEDILEEIVGDFTTSTAPSIDEEVTQQSDGSMIIDGSANLRDLNKMFSWELDTEDARTFNGLILEHLEEIPDEGTVCEIDGLQITILEVGDNMIKQAKVVKL, from the coding sequence TTGGACAGTATTCCCCTTAGTACTTTATTTATTATTCTCATTATCTGTTTAGTTTTATCTGCCTATTTTTCCGGATCTGAAACCGGACTACTCTCTCTCAATAAATATCGTCTTCGTTTTCTATCCGAACAAGGCAATAAAGGCGCACAAAAAGCAGAAAAACTGCTCGAAAAGCCAGATACCTTGTTAAGCTTTATTCTTATTTTTAATAACCTTGTGAATATCAGTGCATCAGCGATTGCGACCATGATTGGTATGCGTTTATACGGTGATGCAGGTGTGGCTATTGCAACGGGTTTACTCACTTTCGTGATGCTTGTATTTTCTGAAATTTTCCCTAAAACGGTAGCAGCGATGCACGCGGAAAAAGTCGGTTTTGTGTCCAGCCATATTTTGACGGTATTACTTAAAATCTTCTATCCTCTCGTTTGGCTGATGAATATTTTTACCAAATCATTAATGCATTTGGTGGGATTAAAACCCGATATGCAAAAACAAGTAATTAGTCGTGAGGAACTTCGTAGTATCGTATCAGAAGCGGGCGAAGCGACGCCTGATGAACAACATCCACAAATGTTGCTTTCTATTTTAGATATGGAAACCGTCACCGTTGATGACATTATGGTTCCGCGTAACGAAATTGGCGGCATTGATATTGATGATGACTGGAAAGCTATTATGCGCCAGCTCAATCACGCAGCACATAACCGCGTGGTGCTTTACAAAGGCAGCCTTGATGAACAAGTGCTTGGCATTTTGCGCGTGCGTGAAGCATTCCGCTTACTGCTTGAAAAAAATGAATTTACCAAAGAAACCTTAATTCGTGCCGCTGATGAAGTGTATTTCATTCCTGAAAGCACGCCATTAAAAACGCAACTTGCGAATTTCCGTGCAAATAAAGAACGCATTGGCTTAGTGGTGGATGAATACGGTGATATTAAAGGGCTTGTGACATTGGAAGATATTTTGGAAGAAATCGTGGGTGATTTTACCACTTCCACCGCGCCAAGCATTGACGAGGAAGTAACGCAACAATCTGATGGTTCCATGATTATTGATGGCTCGGCCAACCTACGCGATCTCAACAAAATGTTTAGCTGGGAATTAGATACAGAAGATGCCCGCACGTTTAATGGTTTAATCCTCGAACACTTAGAAGAAATTCCCGATGAAGGCACGGTTTGCGAAATTGATGGCCTGCAAATTACCATCCTTGAAGTGGGCGATAATATGATTAAACAAGCGAAAGTAGTGAAGTTATAA
- a CDS encoding threonine/serine exporter family protein → MLLDITIFILKLLDNMLFAAIPAVGFALVFNVPPKALKYCAILAALGHVTRTLLLHINMPIVFATFFATCVIGFLGVHLSHRYLAHPKAFTVAAIIPMIPGVHAYKAMISMVQIHHFGFSDALFEQMISSFINTSFILGAIVFGLALPGLLFYRQKPVV, encoded by the coding sequence ATGTTATTAGACATCACAATATTTATCTTGAAATTACTCGATAATATGTTATTTGCCGCGATTCCAGCTGTGGGCTTTGCTTTAGTATTTAATGTGCCGCCAAAAGCCTTAAAATATTGCGCAATTTTAGCCGCACTTGGGCATGTGACACGCACATTATTACTGCATATTAATATGCCTATTGTATTTGCCACCTTCTTTGCCACTTGCGTAATTGGATTTTTAGGCGTGCATCTTTCCCATCGTTATTTAGCCCACCCCAAAGCCTTCACCGTTGCCGCAATTATCCCGATGATCCCCGGTGTTCATGCCTATAAAGCAATGATTTCAATGGTACAAATTCATCATTTCGGCTTTTCCGATGCGTTATTTGAACAAATGATTAGTTCCTTTATTAATACCAGTTTTATCCTAGGCGCAATAGTATTTGGATTAGCCTTACCAGGATTATTGTTTTATCGACAAAAACCGGTGGTGTGA
- a CDS encoding YdcH family protein gives MFPEYRELITKLKSNDAYFDRLFEKHNELDHEIKNMQENIQLATHMEIEALKKEKLRIKDELYEYLKKKSQ, from the coding sequence ATGTTTCCCGAATACCGAGAATTAATCACCAAACTTAAAAGTAATGATGCTTATTTCGATCGTCTTTTTGAAAAGCATAACGAATTAGATCATGAAATTAAGAACATGCAGGAAAACATTCAGCTCGCCACTCATATGGAAATTGAGGCTTTGAAAAAAGAAAAATTACGGATTAAAGATGAGCTTTATGAATACCTCAAGAAAAAATCACAATAA
- a CDS encoding TonB-dependent receptor domain-containing protein: MKHKFSFMLCPLTLLIHQSIYASPQINQLDTISVLGTSESKAQAGKDKMFSENQVTEYKSKKEIETYKGHSVADLLTGTTGVYSGDARNSGALDPNIRGVQGQGRIPVLVDGTEQAITVWRGFAGVSNRNYLDPFLISGVTVEKGPNLNRTLDSGAAGTIRLTTLEPDDIIKKGEKFGIEFKAETANNSIKQRGYPIPIGQDFRKLNQPEDMGLGPISAYFRTSDRYPARSHGRNKFFNDNAYRLAIATKDEHFEGLVAYAYRNKGNYFAGSKGGHNYGEGKTLDEYANRENFDPNYYSTDDPYIPWIAIVYHPKKEVPNTSFESESYLGKATIKFNDHTKLKFGLRHSDMHYGEIMPSRLWQTSYQQGTVLQWPLANVKQTAVNTDFEYNPENNKWVNLRLGAYAVFNHAKTNTSGGSPSDIIFDDMGFNSVGTDLVAPEIKQPGEEGYEQYLIDKAEYIKQIRKKWKEYANSNDKTPNIKGVFDTKEAQAQWSKDNHYGVYASNRFEVTPKLNFDVMSNYKWENLNSENEFTKNTPLANEVCGGWVGGGKPDSNIYCPGWDYHMSGERHGKRKELNVGFNFQYSPVDWLVLDAGAKYTHYKSRDDGLRKQIQDKQREEVLYPAAIRFDYRELPNITEDMIKKYNNYKNFGIKEAEFKNEFSKNNPEPKRSNYNTEEEWLKDRRIWSTNRRGYVNSKLIESNLSKPTDEDSNIAEILEERNGLSGEEKTIYWERDQYGNFNLDNSPINKYFTDDKLKEEQFNPATNQTEKTIQYISANFSQLEKRNPTEEQWEKMKKAKRTAHAWAPAFGATVLVTDNIRIYARYTETKRMPSIFEDTIGYSITELHPFYDRKPEHSKNIEIGYVQDLRGLLPNARRADIRLNYFHNLTKNVFDRDVNYEMKQFDKRMLSGLEFQTRYDQGNFFADLGIVYNLKNKFCDKNSAVLDRGIWDYVRNVKKPRALPECVNGGNAEGYLKHTIAPKYSITANLGIRALDERLELGTRWLYHSQVKDSRAKSLRDAGFLGSTETNRWNPVLVVDAYASYKVNENLQLELVGTNITDRYYLDPLTRSSMPAPGRTIKLGFTAKF, encoded by the coding sequence ATGAAACATAAATTTTCCTTTATGCTATGTCCTCTCACCTTGCTTATTCATCAAAGTATCTATGCTTCCCCACAAATAAATCAGCTTGATACGATCTCTGTTTTGGGTACTTCTGAAAGTAAGGCCCAAGCAGGTAAAGATAAAATGTTTTCAGAAAACCAAGTAACCGAATATAAAAGTAAGAAAGAAATTGAAACTTACAAAGGACATTCTGTAGCGGATTTATTGACAGGTACAACGGGCGTATATAGTGGTGATGCACGCAATAGCGGTGCATTGGATCCTAATATTCGTGGTGTTCAGGGGCAAGGTCGAATTCCTGTTTTAGTTGATGGCACAGAACAAGCAATCACTGTTTGGCGTGGTTTTGCGGGGGTGAGCAACCGTAACTATCTTGATCCATTTTTAATTAGCGGTGTTACTGTTGAAAAAGGCCCAAATTTGAACCGCACTTTAGATAGTGGCGCAGCAGGAACAATTCGTCTTACCACATTAGAACCTGATGACATTATTAAAAAAGGTGAAAAATTTGGTATCGAATTTAAAGCTGAAACAGCTAATAATTCTATTAAGCAACGTGGTTATCCTATTCCTATTGGTCAAGATTTCCGTAAACTTAATCAGCCTGAAGATATGGGCTTAGGTCCTATTTCAGCTTATTTTAGAACATCCGATCGTTATCCTGCTCGTTCTCATGGTAGAAATAAATTCTTTAATGACAATGCCTATCGCTTAGCCATCGCAACAAAAGATGAGCATTTTGAAGGCTTAGTTGCTTATGCTTATCGCAATAAAGGAAATTATTTTGCGGGTTCAAAAGGTGGACATAATTATGGTGAAGGAAAAACTTTGGATGAATATGCAAATCGAGAAAACTTCGATCCGAATTATTATTCCACCGATGATCCTTACATTCCTTGGATTGCCATTGTTTATCATCCGAAAAAAGAAGTTCCTAACACATCTTTTGAATCCGAATCTTATTTAGGCAAAGCGACCATTAAGTTTAACGATCACACCAAATTAAAATTTGGCTTACGCCATAGCGATATGCATTATGGTGAAATTATGCCTTCTCGCTTATGGCAAACCAGCTATCAACAAGGCACAGTTCTACAATGGCCGCTTGCCAATGTAAAACAAACCGCAGTGAATACAGATTTTGAATATAACCCTGAAAATAATAAATGGGTGAATTTGCGCCTTGGAGCCTATGCAGTATTTAATCATGCCAAAACCAATACTTCAGGTGGAAGCCCTTCCGATATTATTTTTGATGATATGGGATTTAATTCGGTAGGAACTGATCTTGTTGCACCTGAAATTAAGCAACCAGGGGAAGAAGGTTATGAACAATATTTAATAGATAAAGCCGAATATATAAAACAAATACGTAAAAAATGGAAAGAATACGCTAATTCCAATGATAAAACACCAAATATTAAGGGGGTTTTTGATACCAAAGAAGCACAAGCACAATGGTCGAAAGATAATCACTATGGCGTTTATGCTAGCAACCGTTTTGAAGTTACTCCAAAATTAAATTTTGATGTAATGAGTAATTACAAATGGGAGAATCTAAATTCTGAAAATGAATTTACCAAAAATACTCCACTTGCAAACGAAGTATGTGGTGGTTGGGTTGGTGGCGGTAAACCAGACAGTAACATTTATTGTCCAGGCTGGGATTACCATATGAGTGGCGAACGTCACGGAAAACGCAAAGAATTAAATGTAGGTTTTAATTTCCAATATAGCCCAGTGGATTGGTTGGTTTTAGATGCTGGTGCAAAATATACGCACTATAAATCACGTGATGATGGGTTGAGAAAGCAAATTCAGGATAAGCAAAGGGAAGAGGTGTTGTATCCAGCGGCTATTCGCTTTGATTATAGAGAGCTGCCAAATATTACTGAGGACATGATAAAAAAATATAATAACTATAAGAACTTTGGTATTAAAGAAGCAGAGTTCAAAAATGAATTCTCAAAAAATAATCCAGAACCCAAAAGAAGTAACTATAATACAGAAGAAGAGTGGCTTAAGGATAGAAGAATATGGAGTACAAATAGAAGGGGATATGTTAATTCAAAATTAATAGAAAGCAACTTATCTAAACCTACAGATGAAGACTCTAACATAGCTGAAATTTTAGAAGAAAGAAACGGATTAAGTGGAGAGGAAAAAACAATTTATTGGGAAAGAGATCAATATGGAAACTTTAATTTAGATAATTCGCCTATTAACAAGTATTTTACAGATGATAAATTGAAAGAAGAGCAATTTAATCCAGCAACTAACCAAACTGAAAAAACAATTCAGTATATTAGTGCCAATTTTTCCCAATTAGAAAAACGCAACCCAACGGAAGAACAATGGGAAAAAATGAAAAAAGCAAAACGAACAGCCCACGCTTGGGCTCCAGCTTTTGGGGCAACAGTACTTGTTACTGACAATATTCGTATTTATGCGAGATATACAGAAACAAAACGTATGCCAAGTATTTTTGAAGATACTATTGGTTATTCCATTACTGAACTTCATCCATTCTATGATCGAAAACCTGAACATAGCAAAAATATTGAGATCGGTTATGTGCAAGATTTACGAGGTTTATTACCCAATGCACGCCGTGCTGATATTCGTCTAAATTATTTCCATAATTTAACAAAAAATGTATTTGATCGTGATGTGAATTATGAAATGAAACAGTTTGATAAACGAATGTTATCTGGCTTAGAGTTTCAAACTCGATATGATCAAGGTAATTTCTTTGCTGATTTAGGTATCGTTTATAACCTTAAAAATAAATTCTGCGATAAAAATTCAGCAGTACTTGATCGAGGTATTTGGGATTATGTTAGAAATGTAAAAAAACCAAGAGCTCTTCCAGAATGCGTAAATGGTGGCAATGCTGAAGGCTATTTAAAACATACGATAGCACCAAAATATTCCATCACGGCTAACCTTGGCATCCGTGCTTTAGATGAGCGCTTAGAATTAGGTACTCGCTGGCTTTATCATTCTCAAGTAAAAGACAGCCGTGCAAAATCATTAAGAGATGCGGGCTTCTTAGGAAGCACTGAAACCAACCGCTGGAATCCAGTATTAGTTGTTGATGCTTATGCTTCCTATAAAGTAAATGAAAATCTTCAATTAGAATTGGTGGGAACAAATATTACTGATCGTTATTATCTTGATCCACTCACACGTTCTAGTATGCCTGCACCAGGAAGAACGATCAAATTAGGTTTCACTGCAAAATTTTAA
- a CDS encoding porin family protein, which yields MSKFPFIFLFIPFLVLAENQEKDFRLQQQSQLNQQRQEQQFIQQDKFFTTLTINNQEFEVSDNIEEIMTALFLAINYKQTNDIQHLLIRYKQFPQAEQGMILFAEANIAFNQGNTKKAIQLYEQLVQQEPDFTRGKLDLAKLYFLNWQNNQSKILFNQIELPQQPNVMARVNQYLSQLDYRQSWQGSFSFGTIYNSNLNQSGNETSKEIVENPYLGTLEFTRTRPTIQKSTGFSYEAVLNKYTEILNNQGIIFKGLAYGEFYPKKSEFTEHNISLGLGYRFKDQKNQLDLYPLIEKTRSYHHWYSERKGFNISYSKIFNPNLYFSLQTEYKWEKYQDRNLSYQDGKILSFFSTLVYSLPNDWILFGGLDYAKKFSTESKIDQYARKGIRIGINKSFESGIDITAQGIFRKIDYQDYNALLGKTRKDNEQKYLFTFAIPKFKFYDIVPSINFIHTNHQSNVEMLYRYKQNEAVLKFEKTF from the coding sequence ATGTCGAAATTCCCTTTTATCTTTCTTTTTATTCCTTTTTTGGTACTTGCCGAAAATCAAGAAAAAGATTTCCGCTTACAGCAACAATCTCAATTAAATCAACAACGACAAGAACAACAATTTATTCAACAAGATAAATTCTTTACTACATTAACAATAAACAACCAAGAATTTGAGGTGAGTGATAATATAGAAGAAATAATGACCGCTCTTTTTCTCGCAATTAATTACAAACAAACGAATGATATTCAACATTTATTGATCCGTTATAAACAATTTCCGCAAGCAGAACAAGGAATGATTTTATTTGCAGAAGCGAATATTGCATTTAATCAAGGAAATACCAAAAAAGCCATTCAACTTTACGAGCAACTAGTTCAACAAGAACCCGATTTCACACGCGGAAAATTAGATTTAGCTAAACTCTATTTTCTAAACTGGCAAAACAATCAATCTAAAATTCTTTTTAATCAGATAGAATTGCCGCAACAACCAAATGTAATGGCACGTGTAAACCAATATTTATCACAACTTGATTATCGCCAATCGTGGCAAGGTTCCTTTTCTTTTGGCACAATTTATAATTCTAATTTAAATCAATCTGGAAATGAAACTAGTAAAGAAATTGTCGAAAATCCTTATCTTGGTACATTAGAATTTACACGAACTAGACCAACTATTCAAAAAAGCACAGGATTTAGTTATGAAGCTGTATTAAATAAATATACTGAAATATTAAATAATCAAGGTATTATTTTTAAAGGATTAGCTTATGGTGAGTTTTACCCTAAAAAATCAGAATTTACGGAACATAATATTTCACTTGGATTAGGATACCGTTTTAAAGATCAAAAAAATCAATTAGATCTTTATCCTTTAATTGAAAAAACAAGATCCTATCATCATTGGTATAGCGAGAGAAAAGGGTTTAATATTTCTTATTCAAAGATTTTTAATCCGAATTTATACTTTTCTTTGCAAACAGAATATAAATGGGAAAAATATCAAGATCGTAATTTATCTTATCAAGATGGAAAAATTCTCTCTTTCTTTTCTACTTTAGTTTATAGCTTACCAAATGATTGGATTTTATTTGGTGGATTGGATTATGCGAAAAAGTTTTCAACAGAATCAAAAATTGATCAATATGCTAGAAAGGGGATAAGAATAGGTATTAATAAAAGTTTTGAAAGCGGAATTGATATTACTGCGCAAGGTATTTTTAGAAAAATAGATTATCAAGATTATAATGCACTTTTAGGAAAAACAAGAAAAGACAATGAACAAAAATATTTGTTTACCTTTGCTATTCCTAAATTCAAATTTTACGATATTGTGCCTAGTATCAATTTTATTCATACAAATCATCAGAGTAACGTAGAAATGTTATATCGCTATAAACAGAATGAAGCGGTATTGAAATTTGAAAAAACCTTTTAA